The Longimicrobium sp. genomic interval CGAACTCGAACACGCCTGGCTCGCGGTCGATGCGGAAGGTCACCGGGGTGGACGCGGCCGCCGTCAGCGCGTCGGCGGAGAGCCCGTCCAGGTCCGCGCGGGCGATGGAGTTTCCCCAGACGGAGCTTTCGGTCATCAGGTTCAGCTGCAGCCGGTCCGGGCCGCCGTGGCGCGCGTCGATGGTCCAGGTGCCTCCGGTGCTGTCGTCGGCGGCGGAGGCCGTCGTAAGGTCGATGGCCGGGGACCGATGGACCGTGGCGGAGACGACCGCGGCGGTCGCCAGCAGGGCGGCGGCGGTGGCGAAAAGTGCTCTGCGCATGGGGCAGCTCCTGTCGGAAAGGTGATGGATGGGCACACGCCGGGGTGGATGGCCGCCTCGTACGGGCTCCACCTGCAAGAAACTTCGGGGGAAGCGAGGCGGCGCGCGCCGCCTCGATCCCGTTACAGGACTTCGGCTTACGGAGTCCGGGCGCGGCCCCTGGCCTGGTCGCGGTCCACGCCGCTGGCACGCAGCCGGATCAACTGGTCCGCGTTCAGGTCGGCGAAGCCGGCTTCGCGCAGCTCGCGGATGTACGCCGCGTCGATGCGGTGCGCGCGTAGGTCCGTCAGCCGCTTGGCGGAGAAGCCGGTGAGCCCCACGCCGGCCAGCTCGCGGATGTAGGCGCCGGTGACGCCGACCGCGCGCAGGCCGGAGAGCGTTGCCACATCCAGCCCCGACAATCCTGCTGCGCGAAGTTCCGCAAGGTAGTCGGCGTCCACGCGCAGGGCGCGCAGGCTGGTGGCGTCGTTCGCGGACACGTCGCGCACGCCCTCGCGCACCAGCTCCCGGACGTACTCCCGCGTCACGCCCACGGCGCGCATGCCCGTCAGGTCGCTCGCGGACGCGTTGGCGAAGCCGAGCTCGCGCATCTCCGCGACGAACTGCGCGTCTACGCCCACGGAGCGCATCCCCGTCGCCTCGTCCGCCGAGCGCGGGTTCACCCCGGCGCGGCGCATGTCGGCCAGCCAGGCCGCGGTCACGCCCACGGCGCGGAGGCCGGTCAGCTCATCGGCCGTCAGCCGCCCCCAGCCGACGCCGTTCATCTCGCGCGCGTACTCCGGGGTAACGCCCACGGCGCGCATGGAAACGAGGTCGTCGCTGCTCAGGTCGGTGTAGCCCGCGTCGCGCATCTGGCCGATGTACTCCGCGTCCACGCCCACCGCACGCATGGAGACAAGGCGGTCGATTTCGGCCCGCGCGGGCGGCGTGTCGGTCTGCGCCAGCGACGACGCCGGGCTCAACTTCTTCGCCGCGTGCTCCTTGCGCGTCTCCTTCGCCCCATCGTCGTCGGAGCGCCCCGGACGGAATCCGCCGACTCCATCGATCTCCGCGCCGGCATCGGCGACGAGCGAGGCGTGGGCAACCGCCGCCTCGACGGGGCGCATGGCCGCGAGGGAGCCGACGATCACCATCCCCGCGACGGCGGCGAGAAACTTGGCGCCGGCCGAGGGCACGCCCCGCGAGCGGGCCGCATCCAGCACCCAGAGCAGTCGCGACTCCAGCTGTGAAGGCCGCGCCATACTCACCAGCGCTGGCGACGCCAGCCAGGGCGAGCGGTGCGCGCGGGCGATCTCCAGCAGGTGCGAGGCGTAGTCAGACGCGCGGGTGCCCGTGCGGAGCACCAGGTCGTCGCACGCACGCTCGCGCTCCACCCGCAGGCGCCGCGCGGCGTACCACACGGCCGGGTGCCACCAGAACAGGGCGCACGCCACCTGGGCCAGCGCCTGCGTCAGCGTGTCGAAGCGCTTCACGTGGGCCAGCTCGTGCGCCAGCACCGCGCGGCGGCGGTCGTCGGCCCACTGGTCGGCGTTGGCGGGGAGCACCACCGCGGGCCACAGCAGCCCGCCCGTGGCCGGCATCACAGCGCCGCGGTCCCGCAGCAGCAGCACGGGACGGCGCAGTTGCAGCTGTTCCGCCGCTTCGTGCGCGCTGCGCAGCCACTCGGGGTCGTGCACCACCTGCGCGCGGCGGCCCATCCGCGCCACGCCCCAGAAACCCAGCGCGAGCCACAGCAGCCCGGCGAGCACCCCCGCGGCAGCGAGCCCGGCCGCAGCGCGCGGCAGCCATGCGTCCGCGGCGGAGTGGACGACGGGCATCGGCTCGGACGGGAGGGCCTTGTCCCGCACCTCCGGACGCGGCTGCTCCACCATAAGCCCAGGAGCTGTGGACGCCGCGGCCTCGGAAGACGGGAGCAGCGGAAGCTCCCAGGCGGGAAGCACCAGCGAGAACACGGGGAGCGCGAGAACGCCGATCACGGCCACGCACCACACCAGGTGGCGCACGGCGGCGGATGCGCGCCACAGCAGTGCGGAAACGGCGGCGGCCAGCAGCAGGATGAGCGTCGCCTTGGCGGCCAGCTCCGCCAGCAGGGGCAGCCACTCGGCCCCGGGCATCAGGCCGGCGCTCATTGTCCCTGCTCCCGCGCACGGTCGATCAGCCGGGCCAGCGCATCGAGTTCGTCGTCCGACGGCGGCTCTTCCGAGGCGTCCATCAGCGCGGCCATGGCGGCGGCTGTGGAGCCGGCGAAAAAGGTGCGCAGCACGTGGCGCATGGCCGACTCGCGAACGTCCTCGTGCGGCGCCGTGGGAAAGTAGACGTGCTTGAGCCCTTCCTGCGCGTGCTGCAGGTGCCCCTTCTCTTCCAGGATGCGCAGCATGGCTCGCACGGCGGAGTAGCTGGGGGGATCGGCCAGGTGGGTGCGGACTTCGGACGCGCTGGCGCGGCCCAGGCGGTAGACCACTTCCATGATCTGCCGCTCGCGCCGGCCAAGGTCCAGGGGAGGACTTGCTTCCATCGGGATTCGCTCCGGGTAGACGTGCTAGTACACTAGCATGTGCTAGTGTACTAGCAGGTCTCCACGCCGTCAAGCTTTTTGTTTCGAGAGGGCCCCTCCCCCGGCCCCTCTCCGCACAAACAGCGTGCGGAGAGGGGAGAACATCGGTACTGCGCCGTGGCCGAGTCCCACCCGATGTCATCCCGATGGAGCGACCTCGAGGAGCCTGACCACACACCATTGCTAGCAGCGACTGAGGGATCCGCCACACACTCCCGGGCGCGCCACCCGGCCTTCCCCTCACGAAAACAAGCCAGTCCGCGAAGGCGGACTTCGTGTAGTCGTTGCAGCGAATTCATTCGCCCGAGCCCAGCAACCGTCCCCCTTGACCATATCCGCCACTCACCTTACTTTCCTCACAGGTTAATTA includes:
- a CDS encoding M56 family metallopeptidase; protein product: MSAGLMPGAEWLPLLAELAAKATLILLLAAAVSALLWRASAAVRHLVWCVAVIGVLALPVFSLVLPAWELPLLPSSEAAASTAPGLMVEQPRPEVRDKALPSEPMPVVHSAADAWLPRAAAGLAAAGVLAGLLWLALGFWGVARMGRRAQVVHDPEWLRSAHEAAEQLQLRRPVLLLRDRGAVMPATGGLLWPAVVLPANADQWADDRRRAVLAHELAHVKRFDTLTQALAQVACALFWWHPAVWYAARRLRVERERACDDLVLRTGTRASDYASHLLEIARAHRSPWLASPALVSMARPSQLESRLLWVLDAARSRGVPSAGAKFLAAVAGMVIVGSLAAMRPVEAAVAHASLVADAGAEIDGVGGFRPGRSDDDGAKETRKEHAAKKLSPASSLAQTDTPPARAEIDRLVSMRAVGVDAEYIGQMRDAGYTDLSSDDLVSMRAVGVTPEYAREMNGVGWGRLTADELTGLRAVGVTAAWLADMRRAGVNPRSADEATGMRSVGVDAQFVAEMRELGFANASASDLTGMRAVGVTREYVRELVREGVRDVSANDATSLRALRVDADYLAELRAAGLSGLDVATLSGLRAVGVTGAYIRELAGVGLTGFSAKRLTDLRAHRIDAAYIRELREAGFADLNADQLIRLRASGVDRDQARGRARTP
- a CDS encoding BlaI/MecI/CopY family transcriptional regulator: MEASPPLDLGRRERQIMEVVYRLGRASASEVRTHLADPPSYSAVRAMLRILEEKGHLQHAQEGLKHVYFPTAPHEDVRESAMRHVLRTFFAGSTAAAMAALMDASEEPPSDDELDALARLIDRAREQGQ